Proteins encoded within one genomic window of Nordella sp. HKS 07:
- a CDS encoding M36 family metallopeptidase, whose translation MPINFITNDPNAPGASVKTITPTPDRPATKMSFNVTSLPAMAVYPPNTVNFVAWQAREAALRALITFEKIAGRLVGWTGKATKKKLKLNPDLGEDLNAYYDQESVSFFDYKIGSKILYSGASTDVVAHEVGHGILDSLRPDLWNVNMMEVAAFHEGFGDCVAVMTALSDRPTRVAVLKKNGKLTKANFAEATAEQLSWGIRKVAGPTHNASKPRHALNKFKWAFPSSLPMNGKPEVLINEVHSFGQLTSGCYFELIGEIFRAGPSSQSRLWSACQKATKLLALAVKSAPVKPRFLESVGRAMILADRQQGTSSDGTGLNEAHIRTAFDRHGITLGVSSFLAPRAALGGRAGALSTPGKSTLRSILDAGPNATLATRPFALGRPGSTEVTGYRAVDLSGLSAGLKNVKAYTPQVAIVGHAAGATAVLGSVESSVSVEEEVRDYVATLVQRKLIDFEGPSRESAKRGKARKAAGFVSSSKRPTHVVRRRGKEAVLERLRFGCRCHLCSELEE comes from the coding sequence ATGCCTATCAACTTCATCACCAACGATCCCAACGCCCCCGGCGCCAGTGTGAAGACCATCACGCCAACGCCTGACCGGCCGGCGACCAAGATGAGTTTCAATGTCACATCGCTTCCGGCGATGGCGGTCTACCCGCCCAATACGGTGAATTTCGTCGCCTGGCAGGCGCGCGAAGCGGCGCTGCGCGCCCTCATCACTTTCGAGAAGATTGCGGGGCGGCTGGTCGGCTGGACCGGCAAGGCGACGAAGAAAAAGCTCAAGCTGAATCCCGATCTCGGCGAAGATCTCAATGCCTATTACGATCAGGAGAGCGTGTCGTTCTTCGACTACAAGATCGGCAGCAAGATCCTCTATTCGGGGGCAAGCACGGATGTGGTGGCACATGAGGTCGGCCATGGCATTCTGGATTCGCTCAGGCCCGATCTGTGGAACGTCAACATGATGGAGGTCGCGGCCTTCCATGAGGGCTTCGGCGACTGCGTCGCCGTCATGACCGCGCTCTCCGACAGGCCGACCCGGGTCGCCGTGCTCAAGAAGAATGGCAAGCTCACCAAGGCGAATTTCGCCGAAGCCACCGCGGAGCAACTTTCCTGGGGCATCCGCAAGGTCGCGGGTCCAACCCACAATGCGTCGAAACCGCGGCACGCCCTCAACAAGTTCAAATGGGCCTTCCCCTCGAGCCTGCCGATGAACGGCAAGCCGGAGGTTCTCATCAATGAGGTCCATAGTTTCGGCCAGCTCACCAGCGGCTGTTATTTCGAGCTCATCGGCGAGATCTTCCGGGCCGGGCCGAGCAGCCAGTCGCGTTTATGGTCGGCCTGCCAGAAGGCGACCAAGCTGCTGGCGCTCGCTGTCAAATCCGCGCCGGTCAAGCCGCGCTTCCTGGAATCGGTCGGGCGCGCGATGATCCTCGCCGATCGCCAGCAAGGCACCAGCTCCGACGGGACGGGACTGAACGAAGCCCATATCCGCACGGCCTTCGATCGGCACGGCATCACGCTCGGTGTTTCGAGCTTCCTGGCGCCGCGCGCGGCCCTCGGCGGCCGAGCCGGCGCCCTGTCGACACCGGGCAAGAGCACGCTTCGTTCGATCCTCGATGCCGGTCCGAATGCGACGCTGGCGACACGGCCCTTCGCGCTCGGCAGGCCGGGCAGCACCGAGGTGACCGGCTACCGCGCCGTCGATCTCAGCGGCCTGTCGGCAGGTCTGAAGAATGTCAAAGCCTATACGCCGCAAGTGGCGATCGTCGGTCATGCCGCCGGCGCGACCGCCGTTCTGGGGTCGGTCGAATCAAGCGTCTCGGTCGAGGAAGAGGTGCGCGACTATGTCGCCACTCTTGTGCAGCGCAAGCTCATCGATTTCGAAGGGCCGTCGCGCGAGAGCGCCAAGCGCGGAAAAGCCAGAAAGGCGGCCGGTTTCGTATCCTCGTCAAAGCGTCCGACCCATGTGGTGCGGCGGCGCGGCAAGGAGGCGGTGCTGGAGCGGCTGCGCTTCGGCTGCCGCTGTCACCTTTGTTCTGAACTAGAAGAATGA
- a CDS encoding TetR/AcrR family transcriptional regulator, giving the protein MREVFERDDVIPLVAEVFRELGYEGASLSVITQRTTLSKGSLYHFFPGGKEEMAAEILAHVDAWFVEEVFKPLEEGDPEQAIARMWKSVDSYFQSGRRICLIGAFALDETRDRFAGVIRNYFKRWVAALESALKRCGREARQARADAEETVSGIQGALTLARALNDKAVFGRSLRRLQQRLAVPLPVP; this is encoded by the coding sequence ATGCGCGAAGTCTTCGAAAGGGACGATGTAATTCCGCTCGTCGCCGAAGTGTTCCGCGAGCTTGGCTATGAAGGCGCATCACTCAGCGTCATCACTCAGCGCACCACGCTCTCGAAAGGCAGCCTCTATCACTTCTTTCCGGGCGGCAAAGAGGAGATGGCGGCGGAAATCCTCGCCCATGTGGACGCCTGGTTCGTCGAGGAAGTCTTCAAGCCGCTCGAGGAGGGCGATCCGGAACAGGCGATTGCCCGGATGTGGAAATCCGTCGACAGCTATTTCCAGTCCGGCCGCCGCATCTGCCTTATCGGCGCCTTTGCGCTGGACGAGACGCGCGACCGTTTCGCCGGTGTGATCCGCAACTACTTCAAGCGCTGGGTCGCGGCGCTTGAGAGCGCGCTGAAGCGCTGTGGCCGAGAGGCGCGGCAGGCGAGAGCGGACGCTGAGGAAACGGTGAGCGGCATACAGGGAGCACTGACCTTGGCGCGCGCGCTGAACGACAAGGCCGTCTTCGGCCGCAGCTTGCGCCGGCTGCAGCAGCGCCTCGCTGTTCCTCTTCCGGTACCTTGA
- a CDS encoding M20 family metallopeptidase, whose amino-acid sequence MSKREQEMAADILDRMIEIRRHLHRHPELSNEEAKTQAYLKDALEKEGLAGIREVAGYGLAVDIVGEAAPSNRKVAIRADIDALPILEESGVDFASRNPGVMHACGHDAHAAMVFATAAHLHRTRGSFGGTVRIIFQPAEEAEPLGGRRVVEEGLLDDVDGAIGIHVDPYTETGKIAVGSGPYTLACDIFDATVTGSSAHAAKPSEGVDAIAAAAAMVSEVQKIVAREIDPYDPLVISVTGIEGGGAYNVIADKVRLKGTIRSGNEATRAKAWKRLREILNGVAQSHQAKVELDIKRGEPPVVNDKELTQIVSDSAARHFGAENVLNAPGWTAADDFGFYSEKRPSVYFRLGIRNEAMAAVYPLHHPKFRVDEAALPVGAMTLVAAAQRFLARDKRD is encoded by the coding sequence ATGTCAAAGCGTGAGCAGGAGATGGCGGCGGACATTCTCGATCGGATGATCGAGATCCGCCGCCATCTGCACCGACATCCGGAACTGTCGAACGAGGAAGCGAAGACACAGGCCTATCTGAAAGACGCGCTCGAGAAGGAAGGCCTTGCCGGCATCCGCGAAGTGGCAGGCTATGGCCTCGCCGTCGACATTGTCGGCGAGGCAGCACCCTCCAACCGCAAGGTGGCGATCAGGGCCGATATAGACGCGCTGCCGATCCTGGAAGAGTCGGGCGTCGATTTCGCCTCCCGCAATCCGGGCGTGATGCATGCCTGCGGGCATGACGCGCATGCGGCGATGGTCTTCGCCACCGCGGCGCATCTGCACCGCACGCGCGGCAGCTTCGGCGGCACGGTCAGGATCATCTTCCAGCCGGCCGAGGAGGCCGAGCCTCTGGGCGGCCGGCGCGTGGTCGAGGAGGGGTTGCTCGACGATGTCGACGGCGCCATCGGCATTCATGTCGATCCCTATACGGAGACAGGCAAGATCGCGGTCGGAAGCGGACCCTACACGCTCGCCTGCGATATTTTCGATGCGACGGTCACCGGTTCCTCCGCCCATGCGGCGAAGCCGTCGGAGGGCGTCGATGCGATCGCCGCCGCCGCCGCGATGGTTTCGGAAGTGCAGAAGATCGTGGCGCGCGAAATCGACCCTTATGATCCGCTGGTTATCTCGGTGACGGGGATCGAGGGGGGCGGCGCCTATAATGTCATCGCCGATAAGGTGCGGCTCAAAGGCACGATCCGCAGCGGTAACGAGGCAACGCGCGCCAAGGCCTGGAAGCGCCTGCGCGAGATCCTGAACGGCGTGGCGCAGTCACACCAGGCCAAGGTCGAGCTCGACATCAAGCGCGGCGAACCGCCGGTGGTGAACGACAAGGAGCTCACCCAGATCGTCAGCGACAGCGCCGCCAGGCATTTCGGCGCGGAGAATGTGCTGAACGCGCCCGGCTGGACGGCGGCTGACGATTTCGGCTTCTATAGCGAGAAACGCCCGTCGGTCTATTTCCGCCTCGGCATCCGCAATGAAGCGATGGCGGCTGTCTATCCGCTGCATCATCCGAAGTTCCGGGTCGACGAGGCGGCGCTGCCGGTGGGCGCCATGACGCTGGTGGCGGCGGCGCAGCGTTTCCTGGCGAGGGACAAGCGGGACTGA
- a CDS encoding M24 family metallopeptidase has protein sequence MIELPFARAEYDVRLKKIRTEMARRGLDLLIVNDVANQHYITAYDGWSFYTPQVVLVPIEVAEPVWIGRAMDAAGGLLSAWMKPENVVGFPEDHVQRADRHPMDWIAQWITAKGWGNRRIGIELEAYYYSPKAHARLTAGLPNAKFHDADLLVNWIRAVKSKSEIDYLRKASFLAEAAVAKAYEVIAPGVRECDAIAQIQAAQVAGSPDFAGDITALPPTILAGENASAPHVMWSDRRFGANETIALELAGVCRRYTAGLARTMQLGKTPQPVADTAKAVLEGMDAVLAATKPGILAEEVEAAWRKVIHRHGLKKESRIGYSIGVAYPPDWGEHTISLRPGDKTVLEPGNVVHCILGMWMDGWGIEVSETIHVTDHGNETLTNFPREIHVKA, from the coding sequence ATGATCGAATTGCCTTTCGCGCGCGCGGAGTATGATGTGCGGCTGAAAAAGATCAGGACCGAGATGGCAAGGCGCGGTCTCGATCTGCTGATCGTCAACGACGTCGCCAATCAGCATTACATCACTGCCTATGACGGCTGGTCGTTCTACACGCCGCAAGTGGTTCTGGTGCCGATCGAGGTTGCCGAGCCCGTGTGGATCGGCCGCGCCATGGACGCGGCCGGCGGGCTGCTCAGCGCCTGGATGAAGCCTGAGAATGTGGTCGGCTTTCCGGAGGACCATGTGCAGCGCGCCGACCGCCATCCGATGGACTGGATCGCCCAATGGATCACCGCCAAGGGTTGGGGCAACCGCCGCATCGGCATCGAACTTGAAGCTTATTACTACTCGCCCAAGGCCCATGCGCGGCTCACGGCGGGACTTCCCAATGCGAAATTCCACGACGCCGATCTGCTGGTGAACTGGATTCGCGCGGTGAAGTCGAAATCCGAGATCGACTATCTGCGCAAGGCGTCGTTCCTGGCCGAGGCCGCCGTCGCCAAGGCGTATGAGGTGATTGCGCCCGGCGTGCGCGAATGCGACGCCATCGCCCAGATCCAGGCCGCGCAAGTGGCCGGAAGCCCCGATTTTGCCGGCGACATCACGGCGCTGCCGCCGACCATCCTGGCCGGCGAGAATGCGTCGGCGCCGCATGTCATGTGGAGCGACCGCCGCTTCGGCGCCAATGAGACCATCGCGCTGGAGCTGGCCGGCGTCTGCCGGCGTTATACGGCGGGCCTCGCCCGCACCATGCAGCTGGGCAAAACGCCGCAACCGGTGGCCGATACGGCGAAGGCCGTGCTCGAGGGCATGGACGCGGTCCTGGCGGCGACGAAGCCCGGCATTCTCGCCGAAGAGGTTGAAGCGGCCTGGCGCAAGGTGATCCATCGCCATGGCCTCAAGAAGGAATCGCGTATCGGCTATTCGATCGGTGTTGCCTATCCCCCCGATTGGGGCGAGCATACGATCAGCCTTCGTCCAGGCGACAAGACGGTCCTGGAGCCGGGCAATGTCGTGCATTGCATTCTCGGCATGTGGATGGATGGCTGGGGCATCGAGGTGAGCGAGACCATCCATGTCACCGATCATGGCAACGAGACGCTGACCAATTTCCCGAGGGAGATCCATGTCAAAGCGTGA
- a CDS encoding NTP transferase domain-containing protein: MGANKLLARIDDRAMIRMTVEAMLASAARPVIVVTGHERERVEAALTGLDVHFVHNPAYASGLASSLKAGLADMPGDADGVVVGLGDMPLVAGRHINRLIAAFSPAEKRSIIVPVHAGERGNPVLWSRAYFAEMLALDGDRGAKGLMEAHEDHIAEVQVRSDVVLADFDTPEALARLKTSPQ; this comes from the coding sequence ATGGGCGCCAATAAGCTCCTCGCTAGGATCGATGACCGCGCGATGATCCGCATGACGGTGGAAGCCATGCTGGCCTCCGCGGCCAGGCCGGTGATCGTCGTCACCGGTCATGAGCGCGAGCGCGTCGAGGCGGCGCTGACCGGTCTCGATGTGCATTTCGTCCACAATCCGGCCTATGCTTCGGGCCTCGCCAGCTCGCTCAAGGCAGGGCTGGCCGATATGCCGGGCGATGCCGATGGCGTGGTTGTGGGGCTGGGCGACATGCCGCTGGTGGCGGGCCGCCATATCAATCGGCTCATCGCCGCCTTCAGCCCGGCGGAGAAACGCTCCATCATCGTGCCCGTCCATGCCGGCGAGCGTGGCAATCCGGTGCTCTGGAGCCGCGCCTATTTCGCCGAGATGCTGGCGCTCGACGGCGACCGCGGCGCCAAGGGCCTCATGGAGGCGCATGAGGACCATATCGCTGAAGTCCAGGTGAGATCCGATGTGGTGCTCGCCGATTTCGACACGCCGGAAGCGCTGGCCCGGCTCAAGACCTCTCCACAATAG
- a CDS encoding molybdopterin-binding protein, whose protein sequence is MKFGEIPVTDATGAILAHSVKHKTGMFKKGRVLTPADVALLEESGVVQVFAARLSDDDVPEDKAAETVAKAIAGDGTTVQAPFTGRANLHAHRRGLVVIDGDRVRAFNRVHENLTLATSAPFEIVEERQLVATVKVIPFAVPRDMLEDGLSVIGSDPLIRVEGFKHRKAGLVITRLPQTKPTIVAKSEEAIRERIAALDGELVDVMVVDHAVAPVSDAVSALHGKGLNPILIFGASAIVDRGDVIPAALQQAQGEVVHLGMPVDPGNLMMFGRLEGASVIGVPTCARSPKLNGFDWVLARLMAGLHVSGQDIMDMGAGGITQGNSDAPGAARRRGGEAAKGTEHRWADPRGRPLNPHGRQ, encoded by the coding sequence ATGAAGTTCGGCGAAATACCGGTGACGGATGCAACCGGCGCCATTCTGGCGCATTCGGTCAAGCATAAGACCGGCATGTTCAAGAAGGGCCGTGTGCTGACCCCGGCCGATGTCGCGCTGCTCGAGGAAAGCGGCGTCGTCCAGGTCTTCGCGGCGCGGCTGTCGGATGACGACGTGCCGGAGGACAAGGCGGCGGAGACCGTGGCCAAGGCAATTGCCGGCGACGGCACGACCGTGCAGGCGCCCTTCACCGGGCGCGCCAATCTGCATGCGCATCGCCGCGGACTCGTGGTCATCGACGGCGATCGCGTGCGGGCCTTCAACCGGGTGCATGAGAATCTGACGCTCGCCACCTCGGCCCCCTTCGAGATCGTCGAGGAGCGGCAGCTGGTGGCGACGGTGAAGGTCATTCCCTTCGCGGTGCCGCGCGACATGCTGGAAGACGGGCTGTCGGTCATCGGCTCGGATCCGCTCATCCGCGTCGAAGGCTTCAAACATCGCAAAGCCGGCCTCGTCATCACCAGACTTCCGCAGACCAAGCCGACGATCGTCGCCAAATCCGAAGAGGCGATCCGCGAGCGCATCGCGGCGCTCGACGGCGAGCTCGTCGACGTGATGGTGGTCGATCATGCCGTGGCGCCGGTCAGCGATGCGGTGTCGGCGCTGCACGGCAAGGGCCTCAATCCGATCCTGATCTTCGGCGCGTCGGCGATCGTCGATCGGGGCGATGTCATCCCCGCCGCCCTCCAACAGGCGCAAGGCGAGGTCGTGCATCTCGGCATGCCGGTCGATCCAGGCAATCTCATGATGTTCGGGAGACTCGAAGGGGCTTCGGTAATCGGCGTTCCCACCTGCGCGCGCTCGCCCAAGCTCAATGGTTTCGACTGGGTGCTGGCGCGGCTCATGGCGGGTCTGCATGTCTCCGGCCAGGACATCATGGACATGGGAGCCGGGGGGATTACTCAAGGAAATTCCGACGCGCCCGGCGCCGCGAGAAGGCGGGGAGGCGAAGCCGCAAAGGGCACCGAACATCGCTGGGCTGATCCTCGCGGCCGGCCGCTCAACCCGCATGGGCGCCAATAA
- a CDS encoding XdhC family protein, which produces MNFDTLEQVLEARAQRKAVALVTELATGAQRVVTRDHAADDILAHILDEAFRFDRSGVHKVPEGEFFVHIHNPALRLVIIGAVHIAQAVIPIAKAAGYDVVVVDPRGAFATGARFPDIMLHAEWPDEILPKLGLDQRTGILALTHDPKIDDPSLHLALKSKVFYIGALGSKKNQAARAQRLAGAGFSEADIARIHGPIGLAIGAQGAPEIAISIMAELTRVLRLGS; this is translated from the coding sequence ATGAACTTCGATACTCTCGAGCAGGTCCTGGAGGCCAGGGCCCAGCGCAAGGCCGTGGCGCTGGTTACCGAGCTGGCCACCGGCGCGCAACGCGTGGTGACCCGCGATCATGCGGCCGACGATATTCTCGCCCATATTCTGGACGAGGCTTTCCGCTTCGACCGCAGCGGGGTGCACAAGGTTCCGGAAGGCGAGTTCTTCGTCCATATCCATAATCCGGCGCTGCGCCTCGTCATCATCGGCGCCGTCCATATCGCGCAGGCCGTGATCCCGATCGCCAAGGCGGCGGGCTATGACGTAGTGGTGGTCGATCCACGCGGCGCTTTCGCCACCGGCGCCCGGTTTCCCGACATCATGCTCCATGCCGAATGGCCGGACGAAATCCTGCCGAAGCTTGGTCTCGACCAGCGTACCGGCATCCTGGCGCTGACTCATGATCCGAAAATCGACGACCCCTCCCTGCATCTGGCACTCAAATCGAAGGTCTTCTATATCGGCGCCCTTGGATCGAAGAAGAACCAGGCGGCGCGCGCCCAGCGTCTCGCGGGCGCCGGCTTCTCCGAGGCCGATATCGCCCGCATCCATGGTCCCATTGGCCTTGCTATTGGCGCTCAAGGCGCGCCGGAGATCGCCATTTCGATCATGGCCGAGCTCACGCGCGTGCTGAGACTGGGGAGCTAA
- a CDS encoding XdhC family protein → MAGSDPTVLDQAAQWLKDGRQVALATVIETWGSAPQPVGSQLVIDADGNFIGSVSGGCVEGAVVTEAIDIIASGKPKTLAFGVADETAWQVGLACGGKIRVYVEPLGA, encoded by the coding sequence ATGGCAGGCTCCGATCCCACCGTGCTCGATCAGGCGGCGCAGTGGCTGAAAGACGGACGGCAAGTGGCGCTCGCCACCGTCATCGAGACCTGGGGCTCGGCGCCACAGCCGGTCGGCAGCCAGCTTGTCATTGACGCGGACGGCAATTTTATCGGCTCGGTATCGGGTGGCTGCGTCGAAGGCGCGGTGGTCACCGAGGCGATCGACATCATCGCCTCGGGCAAGCCCAAGACGCTCGCTTTCGGTGTGGCGGATGAGACGGCGTGGCAGGTCGGCCTCGCCTGCGGCGGCAAGATTCGTGTTTATGTGGAACCGCTCGGCGCATGA
- a CDS encoding VWA domain-containing protein, giving the protein MARPPLLPGSAAPSGRLAFNIMHFARVLREAGLPVGPGHVIDALDAAAIGTLSSREDFYWTLHAVFVKRREHKEIFDQAFHVFWKKPKMLEQLMQLMFQQITRPADEKAKKAGFRRLAEAMFDKVESDSRREEKPGSLDFDATFSHSAMEVLRRKDFEQMTVSEQAQARQAIARLRIHRLEIPTRRYRPFHSGKRVDLRRTLKGSLRAGGHFIDLARRERQWREPPLVVLCDISGSCSNYSRMFLHFLHGLMNDRERVSVFLFGTRLTNISRELKRRDVDEAMAKVSSAVRDWSGGTRIGSALKEFNYKWARRVLTQGAHVLLMTDGLDREDVSLLETEMARLRRSARRIIWLNPLLRYQGFEARAAGIRAMMPYIDEFRPVHSLDSLADLAAALAAPRRAEHDPRTWLKAG; this is encoded by the coding sequence ATGGCCCGGCCTCCGCTATTGCCGGGGAGTGCTGCGCCTTCCGGCCGGCTCGCCTTCAACATCATGCATTTCGCGCGCGTGCTGCGCGAGGCGGGGTTGCCGGTGGGACCCGGCCATGTCATCGACGCGCTCGATGCGGCCGCGATCGGCACGCTCAGCTCGCGCGAGGATTTCTATTGGACGCTGCATGCCGTCTTCGTGAAACGGCGGGAGCATAAGGAGATCTTCGATCAGGCTTTCCATGTCTTCTGGAAGAAGCCCAAGATGCTGGAGCAGCTCATGCAGCTGATGTTCCAGCAGATCACCAGGCCTGCCGACGAGAAGGCGAAGAAAGCCGGCTTCCGGCGCCTGGCGGAGGCGATGTTCGACAAGGTCGAGAGCGACAGCCGGCGCGAGGAAAAGCCGGGTTCGCTCGATTTCGACGCGACCTTCTCGCATTCGGCAATGGAAGTGCTGCGGCGGAAGGACTTCGAGCAGATGACGGTGAGCGAGCAGGCGCAAGCGCGGCAGGCCATCGCCCGCCTGCGCATTCACCGGCTCGAAATCCCGACCCGTCGCTACCGGCCCTTCCACAGCGGTAAGCGGGTGGATTTGCGGCGCACGCTGAAGGGCTCGCTCAGGGCCGGCGGCCATTTCATCGATCTCGCCCGGCGCGAGCGGCAATGGCGCGAGCCGCCGCTGGTGGTGCTGTGCGACATATCGGGGTCGTGCTCGAATTACAGCCGCATGTTCCTGCATTTCCTGCATGGGCTGATGAATGACCGCGAGCGGGTTTCGGTCTTCCTGTTCGGCACCAGGCTCACCAATATCTCGCGCGAGCTGAAGCGCCGCGATGTCGATGAGGCGATGGCGAAAGTCTCCTCGGCGGTCAGGGACTGGTCGGGCGGCACGCGCATCGGAAGTGCTCTGAAGGAATTCAATTATAAATGGGCGCGGCGGGTTTTGACGCAGGGCGCCCATGTGCTGTTGATGACCGACGGCCTCGACCGCGAGGATGTTTCGCTGCTCGAGACCGAGATGGCAAGGTTGCGCCGCTCGGCGCGGCGCATCATCTGGCTCAACCCGCTGTTGCGGTATCAGGGCTTCGAGGCGCGCGCGGCTGGCATTCGCGCCATGATGCCCTATATCGATGAGTTCAGGCCGGTCCATTCGCTCGACAGCCTTGCCGATCTGGCGGCCGCGCTTGCGGCGCCAAGGCGGGCGGAGCATGATCCCAGGACATGGCTCAAGGCAGGCTAG
- a CDS encoding MoxR family ATPase, which yields MPKPLPTSIDATAALLGAENYIADRALGTVVFLALRMGRPLFLEGEAGVGKTEIAKVLAEALGRRLIRLQCYEGLDVNAAVYEWNYSAQMIEIRLAEAAGDLDRDRLGHDIFSEKFLTKRPLLQALEAPKGAAPVLLIDELDRTDEAFEAFLLEVLSDFQVTIPELGTVKAEEPPIVVITSNRTREVHDALKRRCLYHWVGYPDAEREIAIIKARRPEASQILAREVVGFVQALRGGDLYKAPGVAETLDWVSALHELDAVALDPQTVNDTLGVLLKYQDDIVRMEGSEAKRILDQIKAEIATMARG from the coding sequence ATGCCGAAACCGCTTCCCACCTCGATCGACGCCACGGCGGCGCTGCTGGGGGCCGAGAATTACATCGCCGACCGGGCGCTCGGCACCGTGGTGTTTCTCGCCCTTCGCATGGGCCGGCCACTCTTTCTCGAAGGGGAGGCGGGTGTCGGCAAGACCGAGATCGCCAAGGTGCTTGCCGAGGCGCTCGGTCGACGGCTCATCCGGCTGCAGTGCTATGAAGGCCTCGATGTCAATGCAGCCGTCTATGAGTGGAATTATTCAGCCCAGATGATCGAGATCAGGCTCGCGGAAGCAGCCGGCGATCTCGACCGCGACCGATTGGGCCATGACATCTTCTCGGAGAAATTCCTCACCAAGCGGCCGCTGCTGCAGGCGCTCGAGGCGCCGAAAGGGGCAGCTCCGGTCCTTCTGATCGACGAGCTCGACCGCACGGATGAGGCTTTCGAGGCCTTCCTGCTGGAAGTCCTGTCCGACTTCCAGGTAACGATCCCGGAGCTTGGCACGGTGAAAGCGGAAGAACCGCCGATCGTCGTCATCACCTCCAACCGTACCCGCGAAGTGCATGACGCGCTGAAGCGGCGCTGTCTCTATCACTGGGTCGGCTATCCCGATGCCGAGCGCGAGATCGCCATCATCAAGGCGCGCCGTCCCGAAGCCTCGCAGATACTGGCGCGCGAGGTGGTGGGCTTCGTCCAGGCGCTCCGCGGTGGTGATCTCTACAAGGCGCCGGGCGTCGCCGAGACGCTCGACTGGGTCTCGGCGCTGCATGAGCTCGACGCCGTGGCGCTCGATCCCCAGACCGTCAATGACACGCTGGGCGTGCTGCTCAAATACCAGGACGACATCGTGCGCATGGAAGGATCGGAGGCCAAGCGCATTCTCGATCAGATCAAGGCCGAGATCGCCACCATGGCGCGGGGCTGA
- a CDS encoding xanthine dehydrogenase family protein subunit M gives MENFNYHRPTKPADAVKAMKKAKDGKFLSGGMTLLPTMKQGLAAPTDIIDLGGLNNSGVEVAGAKVVVKAGTVHADVAADKELKKAIPALARLAGGIGDPHVRHRGTIGGSIANNDPAADYPAAVVGLNATVVTSSRKIAGDKFFTDIFTTALKDDEIVTAVEFPVPKRAAYVKFPNPASLYAMVGVIVAELKDGSVRVAVTGAGPKVFRVPEMEKALEAKFSADAIAGIKVSPRGLNNDLHASPEYRAHLVNVLARRAVAAAK, from the coding sequence ATGGAAAATTTCAATTATCACCGGCCCACGAAACCCGCTGATGCCGTCAAGGCGATGAAAAAAGCCAAGGACGGCAAGTTCCTGTCGGGCGGCATGACGCTGCTGCCGACCATGAAGCAGGGACTGGCCGCACCCACCGACATCATCGATCTCGGCGGTCTCAACAATTCCGGTGTCGAGGTTGCCGGCGCCAAAGTGGTGGTCAAGGCCGGCACCGTGCATGCCGATGTCGCGGCCGACAAGGAGCTCAAGAAGGCCATACCGGCGCTGGCGCGGCTCGCCGGCGGCATCGGCGACCCGCATGTGCGTCATCGCGGCACGATCGGCGGCTCGATCGCCAACAATGATCCGGCGGCGGATTATCCGGCGGCGGTCGTCGGCCTCAATGCCACGGTCGTGACCTCGTCACGCAAGATCGCCGGCGACAAGTTCTTTACCGACATATTCACGACGGCGCTCAAGGATGATGAGATCGTCACGGCGGTCGAATTCCCGGTGCCGAAACGGGCGGCCTATGTGAAGTTCCCCAACCCGGCCTCGCTCTATGCGATGGTGGGCGTCATAGTGGCCGAGCTCAAGGACGGCTCGGTGCGCGTGGCGGTGACGGGGGCAGGGCCCAAGGTGTTCCGCGTGCCGGAGATGGAGAAGGCCTTGGAAGCAAAGTTCTCGGCCGACGCCATTGCCGGCATCAAGGTCAGCCCGCGCGGTCTCAACAACGACCTGCATGCCTCGCCCGAATACCGCGCCCATCTCGTCAATGTGCTGGCGCGCCGCGCGGTGGCGGCGGCGAAGTAG